In Erigeron canadensis isolate Cc75 chromosome 6, C_canadensis_v1, whole genome shotgun sequence, the following are encoded in one genomic region:
- the LOC122605064 gene encoding caffeic acid 3-O-methyltransferase-like, producing MANNDNNSDGQFTYALQLITSIALPMVLSNAIKLKLLDVIAEAGPGAALSAQEIASSLSISNPDAPDMIDRMLRLLASYAIVTCVQEDREAKPVRVYGLAPVSKLFIQNEDGVSLCPMLELHQNKLNIETWFKLKECVQEGGIAFEKIHGMHEYEYLGLDASLNEVFNQAMLHTSAIVVKEMLKNYKGFENLTCVVDVGGGVGTTISMIVSEYPSIKGINLDLPHVIQNAPLYKGINHVEGDMFHHIPQADGIFIKWVLHCYDDDRCIKLLKICYKALQDGGKVIVVEKVIPFLPDTSSSVKTATHLDAIMMTQTPGGKERTENQFLALAKEAGFGGIAKKCFICNYWVMEFYK from the exons ATGGCCAACAATGATAATAACTCTGACGGGCAGTTCACTTACGCATTGCAACTTATTACTTCCATTGCATTGCCTATGGTGTTATCAAACGCTATCAAGCTCAAGCTCCTAGACGTTATTGCAGAGGCAGGCCCGGGTGCTGCACTCTCGGCTCAGGAGATCGCCTCCTCTTTGTCAATATCAAACCCTGATGCTCCTGACATGATTGACCGGATGCTTCGATTGCTCGCTAGCTATGCAATTGTCACTTGCGTCCAAGAAGACCGCGAAGCTAAGCCAGTAAGAGTATATGGACTTGCACCTGTTTCAAAACTATTCATCCAAAATGAAGATGGAGTGTCGTTATGTCCAATGTTGGAGTTGCACCAAAATAAGTTGAACATCGAAACTTG GTTTAAACTTAAAGAATGTGTACAAGAAGGAGGTATTGCATTTGAAAAGATCCATGGAATGCATGAATATGAATATCTTGGGTTAGATGCTAGCTTAAATGAGGTATTTAACCAGGCCATGCTACATACTTCTGCTATAGTGGTTAAGGAGATGCTCAAGAATTACAAAGGTTTCGAAAACCTCACTTGTGTGGTTGATGTTGGAGGTGGTGTTGGAACAACGATTAGTATGATTGTATCCGAATATCCAAGCATTAAGGGCATCAATTTGGACCTTCCTCATGTTATACAGAATGCACCTCTCTACAAAG GTATTAATCATGTCGAAGGAGATATGTTTCACCATATTCCACAAGCTGATGGCATTTTTATTAAg TGGGTATTGCATTGTTATGACGATGATCGTTGCATAAAGTTGTTAAAGATCTGCTACAAGGCTTTACAAGATGGTGGAAAGGTGATAGTTGTAGAAAAGGTTATTCCTTTCTTACCGGATACAAGTTCCTCTGTAAAAACCGCTACCCATCTAGATGCAATCATGATGACTCAAACTCCAGGTGGAAAAGAGCGCACCGAGAATCAATTTTTAGCTTTGGCTAAAGAAGCTGGATTTGGTGGTATAGccaaaaaatgttttatttgtaaCTACTGGGTCATggaattttataaataa
- the LOC122604429 gene encoding TMV resistance protein N-like — protein MASSSSTLSSRTWKYDVILSFRGEDTRKNFVDHLYSALEQHGRIHTYKDDVTLPRGDSIGPSLMNAIQESQIAVVIFSENYADSSWCLEELEHIMKCRQERGQIVLPVFYNVDPSDVRKQQRKYEQAFSKHKFLERNYQKIELWRKALWDASNIAGWETKHIANGHEALGIKIIVGTILDRLLSVNSDIDEDLVGMGSRFQYMESQLLLESGGVRMVGIWGIGGGGKTTLAFSVYMKIRERFQGHCFVGNIWKGLTKHGIEQLQEKILSEVLNYNVSVPSDQEGRFMIKRMLCHRKVLIVLDDVDDHEQLEALAGSCDWFGDGSRIIITTRDKQVLISHKVEVCHVSLLSFDEAIRLFRIHAYHEDKPLEGYDELSSLVIKYVDGLPLALKVLGSFLCGKDKNEWLSALDKLAHIPPRKVMDQLKISYDGLDNDEKDLFLDIACFHRGIKKDEATRRLDACGFNPGIGITVLVQKALLTLSSDDYIDMHDLLQEMGVHIVRGEHPNNPEKHSRVWKKNEIASMFSQNATMENDKIEAIQYTCHTCDCSPNFIKLVSNMKTLRFLDVTISDKEEAESSSDEGSGSSYNEGPTCLSNDLKYVKWSGYCASPFPESFKATKLVVLKLHHTLQKELWKGCKHLPCLKELEVDHARHLVRTFEFGGLPCLQKLTLRRCDSLKDIGPLLGNYSRLASIVVSICNKVTKFPTIVWLEKLERLTISDCYLLSEFPGIEGNLDSLVNLSLKNVGIEVFPSSVGSCCANLISLQLKNCSKLRGIEGNFWALKHLQNFELSGFTKLEWLPNDLFDENCCLDELCFDLTYSAGFIGLPPSAPHLPRLLRKLNLSGLRLNNREIPCEISELSNLQELHLCDNHFSRLDFSLIQFTRLKLLNLSHCNNLVELPQLPSNLSILQAINCDSLETIRDDVHRNCKWLCQVSVIKQVSITKSDGLCSFVGGDRLLETMLQGNAQCMSMELKGLEIPKKFKPRLVKRRRRCRLKLPENWFNEFSGFLFCCVLKKSTMLNHVVVTMTKEEKQQLQMGMGGSEDDSVDWESKDESVDSDSEDEQVFWEEENVDLHTWMGYVSFGSMRCTTWWDTTSTVVDVSIDPYLSENSLIRGFGARLVSKRNQMEGNTTTNNSSDDDDYKCKFKIFHDSRSRFKCLFKSLIQTQKWADNRLSDIL, from the exons ATggcatcttcatcatcaactttgTCTTCTAGGACATGGAAATATGATGTGATCCTTAGCTTTAGAGGTGAAGATACTCGCAAGAACTTTGTAGATCATCTTTATTCTGCTCTTGAACAACACGGAAGAATACACACTTACAAGGATGATGTAACACTTCCAAGGGGTGATTCCATTGGTCCATCCCTCATGAACGCCATTCAAGAATCACAGATCGCGGTCGTCATATTCTCTGAGAATTATGCCGATTCGTCCTGGTGTTTGGAAGAACTTGAACATATTATGAAATGTAGACAGGAGAGAGGGCAAATTGTTTTACCTGTATTCTATAATGTGGATCCCTCTGATGTTAGAAAACAACAAAGGAAGTATGAACAAGCATTTTCCAAACATAAATTCTTGGAAAGAAACTACCAAAAAATTGAATTATGGAGAAAAGCACTTTGGGATGCAAGTAACATTGCTGGATGGGAAACCAAGCACATTGCCAATGG GCATGAAGCACTTGGCATTAAAATAATTGTTGGGACCATTCTGGATAGATTGTTATCCGTAAATTCAGATATTGATGAAGACCTTGTTGGAATGGGTTCTCGCTTCCAATATATGGAATCACAACTTCTATTAGAATCAGGTGGTGTGCGCATGGTTGGGATATGGGGAATCGGGGGTGGTGGCAAGACCACTCTTGCCTTTTCTGTTTATATGAAAATTCGTGAACGTTTTCAAGGGCATTGCTTTGTTGGAAATATTTGGAAGGGGTTGACTAAACATGGTATAGAACAACTGCAAGAAAAAATTCTGTCAGAAGTCTTGAATTATAACGTGTCGGTACCGAGTGATCAAGAGGGAAGATTCATGATTAAACGTATGCTATGTCATCGCAAGGTGTTAATTGTTCTTGATGATGTCGATGACCATGAGCAACTGGAGGCGTTAGCTGGATCATGTGATTGGTTTGGTGATGGAAGCAGAATAATTATCACGACTAGGGATAAACAAGTGCTAATATCTCACAAGGTCGAGGTCTGTCATGTTAGTTTATTATCATTTGATGAGGCTATTCGACTCTTTAGAATACATGCATATCATGAAGATAAACCTTTGGAAGGTTATGATGAGCTTTCTTCACTTGTGATCAAGTATGTTGATGGGCTCCCATTGGCACTTAAAGTTTTAGGGTCTTTTCTGTGTGGCAAAGACAAGAATGAGTGGCTCAGTGCCTTGGATAAGTTAGCACACATCCCACCTCGAAAGGTCATGGATCAACTCAAAATAAGCTATGATGGACTAGATAATGACGAGAAAGACTTATTCTTAGATATTGCGTGTTTTCACAGGGGAATAAAGAAAGATGAGGCAACAAGGAGGCTCGATGCGTGCGGTTTTAACCCTGGTATAGGCATAACTGTGTTGGTACAAAAGGCTCTCTTAACTTTATCTTCGGATGATTATATTGATATGCACGATCTCCTTCAAGAAATGGGAGTTCACATTGTTAGAGGGGAACATCCCAACAATCCTGAAAAACATAGCAGAGTTTGGAAAAAGAACGAGATTGCAAGCATGTTTTCCCAGAATGCAACAATG GAGAATGATAAGATTGAAGCCATACAATACACTTGTCATACTTGTGATTGTTCACCAAACTTCATTAAGCTTGTTTCAAACATGAAAACACTACGATTCCTTGATGTGACTATTTCAGATAAGGAAGAGGCTGAAAGCAGTAGCGATGAAGGGTCAGGAAGTAGCTACAATGAAGGGCCTACTTGTCTTTCAAATGACCTGAAGTATGTTAAATGGTCTGGTTACTGTGCAAGTCCGTTCCCTGAAAGTTTTAAAGCAACGAAGCTTGTTGTTTTAAAGTTGCATCACACCTTGCAAAAGGAACTTTGGAAAGGTTGCAAG CATCTGCCATGTTTGAAAGAGCTTGAAGTCGATCATGCGAGACATCTGGTAAGAACGTTTGAATTTGGTGGACTTCCGTGTCTTCAAAAGTTGACACTCCGTAGATGTGATAGTTTAAAAGATATTGGTCCATTACTTGGGAATTATTCAAGACTTGCTTCCATAGTTGTAAGTATTTGTAACAAGGTTACAAAATTTCCGACCATTGTTTGGCTGGAAAAACTGGAGAGACTTACAATTTCAGATTGTTATTTACTATCTGAGTTCCCAGGAATTGAAGGAAACTTGGATAGCTTGGTAAACTTGAGTTTAAAAAATGTTGGGATAGAGGTTTTCCCTTCATCGGTCGGAAGTTGTTGTGCCAACCTTATTTCGCTGCAGTTGAAAAATTGTTCAAAGTTAAGAGGCATAGAAGGAAACTTTTGGGCCTTAAAACATCTTCAGAATTTTGAATTATCTGGTTTCACAAAACTTGAGTGGCTTCCAAATGATCTATTCGATGAAAACTGTTGTCTAGACGAGCTTTGTTTTGACTTAACGTATTCGGCGGGGTTTATCGGTTTACCACCTAGTGCTCCTCACTTGCCACGTTTGTTAAGAAAGTTGAATCTCAGTGGACTCAGACTGAACAATAGAGAAATACCGTGTGAGATTAGTGAGCTATCCAATTTACAAGAGCTACATCTATGCGATAATCATTTCTCACGATTAGATTTCAGCCTCATCCAATTCACTCGGCTCAAGCTTCTCAATCTAAGTCATTGCAACAATCTTGTCGAATTGCCTCAGCTCCCATCAAATCTATCTATTCTCCAAGCAATCAATTGTGACTCACTTGAAACCATTAGAGATGATGTTCATAGAAACTGTAAATGGTTATGTCAAGTCTCGGTTATTAAACAAGTCTCAATCACTAAATCAGATGGTCTTTGCAGCTTTGTTGGTGGTGATAGATTATTAGAAACCATGCTCCAG GGAAACGCTCAATGTATGAGCATGGAGCTAAAAGGGTTAGAGATTCCCAAAAAGTTTAAACCTCGTCTTGTTAAACGACGGAGGAGATGTAGATTGAAACTTCCTGAGAATTGGTTCAATGAATTCTCTGGATTTTTATTCTGTTGTGTTTTGAAGAAGAGCACTATGCTTAATCATGTAGTAGTAACCATGACGAAAGAGGAGAAGCAACAACTGCAGATGGGAATGGGGGGTTCTGAAGATGATAGTGTTGATTGGGAATCTAAAGATGAGAGTGTTGATTCGGATTCTGAAGATGAGCAAGTGTTTTGGGAAGAGGAGAATGTTGATTTACATACTTGGATGGGTTATGTTTCATTTGGGTCAATGAGATGCACAACTTGGTGGGATACAACATCCACTGTTGTTGACGTTTCGATTGACCCTTATCTTTCTGAAAATTCACTTATTAGAGGGTTTGGGGCTAGACTTGTTTCCAAAAGGAATCAAATGGAGGGAAATACTACAACTAATAATTcctcagatgatgatgattataaaTGTAAATTTAAAATCTTCCATGATTCAAGGTCACGTTTTAAGTGTCTATTTAAATCACTTATTCAGACACAAAAGTGGGCAGATAATCGGTTATCTGATATATTGTAG